One genomic segment of Arthrobacter sp. Marseille-P9274 includes these proteins:
- the glmU gene encoding bifunctional UDP-N-acetylglucosamine diphosphorylase/glucosamine-1-phosphate N-acetyltransferase GlmU — MSPTDNSPANPAPAQNPAAVIVLAAGAGTRMKSQKPKILHEIGGISMVGHALAAARGLAPKVLAAVVRHERDRVAEHIQDLDADALIVDQDEVPGTGRAVEVGLEALPAELDGTVVVTYGDVPLLTTDLLRELVATHDRDGNAVTVLTAVLDDAAGYGRIIRSADGTVQGIVEHKDATEDQRAIREINSGIYAFDAKMLRDALKQITTDNVQGEKYLTDVLAIANDAGGRVAAVVTTDRWQVEGANDRVQLAQLGAEHNRRVCEAAMRAGVSIVDPATTWIDSTVTFGTDVTLLPGTQLHGATHVAGNAVVGPDCTLTNVVIDEGATVTRTHGSDSRIGPNAKVGPFTYLRPGTQLGEKGKIGAFYETKNVIIGKGSKLSHLGYAGDAEIGENSNIGCGNITANYDGVNKHRTVIGSEVRTGSNTVFVAPVQIGDGAYSGAGAVIRKDVPPGALALNVAAQRNLEGWVQQNRAGTAAATAAEAAQSAHQTSSTPTPSESDHS; from the coding sequence GTGAGCCCCACAGACAACAGTCCAGCCAACCCAGCGCCGGCGCAGAACCCGGCGGCGGTCATCGTTCTCGCCGCAGGCGCCGGCACCCGGATGAAGTCGCAAAAGCCGAAGATCCTCCACGAGATCGGCGGCATCTCGATGGTCGGCCACGCCCTCGCCGCGGCCCGCGGGCTGGCACCCAAGGTGCTGGCCGCCGTCGTCCGCCACGAACGGGACCGCGTCGCCGAGCACATCCAGGACCTGGACGCGGACGCGCTGATCGTGGACCAGGACGAGGTTCCGGGCACGGGGCGTGCGGTGGAGGTAGGCCTCGAGGCGCTGCCCGCTGAGCTGGACGGCACCGTCGTCGTCACCTACGGCGATGTGCCGCTGCTCACCACGGACCTGCTGCGCGAACTCGTCGCCACCCATGACCGGGACGGCAATGCCGTGACCGTGCTGACCGCCGTGCTGGACGATGCCGCCGGCTACGGGCGGATCATCCGCAGCGCGGACGGCACCGTGCAGGGGATCGTCGAGCACAAGGACGCCACCGAGGACCAGCGCGCCATCCGCGAAATCAACTCGGGCATCTACGCCTTCGACGCGAAGATGCTGCGCGACGCGCTGAAGCAGATCACCACGGACAACGTGCAGGGGGAGAAGTACCTCACGGACGTGCTGGCCATAGCCAACGACGCCGGGGGCCGGGTGGCCGCGGTGGTCACCACGGACCGGTGGCAGGTCGAGGGCGCCAACGACCGGGTCCAGCTGGCCCAGCTCGGCGCGGAGCACAACCGCCGGGTGTGCGAGGCGGCAATGCGTGCCGGCGTGAGCATCGTGGACCCGGCCACCACCTGGATCGATTCCACCGTGACCTTCGGCACGGACGTGACGCTGCTGCCCGGCACCCAGCTGCACGGCGCGACGCACGTGGCGGGCAATGCCGTCGTTGGTCCGGACTGCACGCTGACCAACGTGGTCATCGACGAGGGCGCCACCGTCACCCGCACCCACGGCTCGGACAGCCGGATTGGCCCGAACGCCAAGGTCGGCCCGTTCACCTACCTGCGGCCGGGCACGCAGCTGGGGGAGAAGGGCAAGATCGGCGCCTTCTACGAGACCAAGAACGTGATCATCGGCAAGGGCTCCAAGCTCAGCCACCTCGGCTACGCCGGGGATGCCGAAATCGGCGAGAACTCGAACATCGGCTGCGGCAACATCACGGCGAACTACGACGGCGTGAACAAGCACCGCACGGTCATCGGCTCGGAGGTGCGCACCGGCTCCAACACCGTGTTCGTGGCGCCGGTGCAGATCGGCGACGGCGCGTACTCCGGTGCCGGCGCCGTGATCCGCAAGGACGTGCCGCCCGGCGCGCTGGCCCTGAACGTGGCCGCCCAGCGCAACCTCGAGGGCTGGGTCCAGCAGAACCGCGCCGGAACCGCCGCCGCGACGGCCGCCGAAGCGGCGCAGTCCGCCCATCAGACTTCCTCCACCCCCACCCCATCAGAAAGTGATCATTCATGA
- a CDS encoding SRPBCC domain-containing protein: MDITSELNDLQRSVHQVRTDGLEGIGLLLRRDYQAAAEDVWKALTDPAMLRRWFLPVSGELEPGGTFQLEGNAAGNILKCEAPALLRLTFGSPTSVVEIRLVEHGSHTSLEFEHTVDLETAGSGAGALFVGPGWDLALVALGLFLAGRFTGDPSEWENSREVREASQLSIDAWAAAAEASGTATAEEIEQGVAVATAQFTEDPAAGN, encoded by the coding sequence ATGGATATCACCAGCGAACTCAACGACCTCCAGCGTTCGGTCCACCAGGTCCGGACGGACGGCCTCGAGGGGATCGGCCTGCTGCTGCGCCGTGACTACCAGGCGGCAGCCGAGGACGTATGGAAGGCCCTGACGGACCCCGCAATGCTGCGGCGCTGGTTCCTGCCGGTGTCCGGCGAACTCGAGCCCGGCGGGACATTCCAGCTGGAGGGCAACGCGGCCGGCAACATCCTCAAATGCGAGGCTCCGGCCCTGCTGCGCCTGACCTTTGGCAGCCCGACCAGCGTGGTGGAAATCCGGCTCGTGGAGCACGGGAGCCACACGTCACTGGAATTCGAGCACACCGTGGACCTGGAAACCGCCGGCAGCGGTGCCGGCGCCCTCTTCGTCGGGCCGGGCTGGGATCTGGCGCTAGTGGCCCTCGGCCTCTTCCTCGCCGGAAGGTTCACCGGAGATCCCAGCGAGTGGGAGAACTCCCGGGAGGTCCGGGAAGCCTCGCAGCTCTCGATCGATGCCTGGGCCGCGGCCGCCGAAGCCTCGGGCACGGCGACGGCCGAGGAGATCGAGCAGGGCGTCGCGGTCGCCACGGCGCAGTTCACCGAGGATCCCGCTGCCGGAAACTGA
- a CDS encoding DUF1508 domain-containing protein yields the protein MGAFELYQDSDAQFRFRILDDDGRLVAESVPHASKSEAVDAINTTRNCAAGSLVRDRTAGGQVAR from the coding sequence ATGGGCGCATTCGAGCTGTATCAGGACTCCGATGCACAGTTCCGCTTCAGGATCCTGGACGACGACGGCCGGCTGGTCGCCGAATCCGTTCCGCACGCGTCAAAATCCGAGGCCGTCGATGCCATTAACACCACGCGCAATTGCGCCGCGGGTTCCTTGGTCAGGGACCGCACGGCGGGCGGGCAGGTGGCCCGGTGA
- a CDS encoding substrate-binding domain-containing protein — translation MKLRTKRASWMQALAVTAAGALVLTGCSQDEGTGAGPEAGGAGGFDTGSVIGVALEEGGQSEAQLFAQQLEESNFEAQVQTAADPAEQVEQLTKMIEGDMEVLIVDAVDPAGLGEQLEAAKAKGVPIIAYKTLVTGTDAADYFVSGDAFEAGAGQAQALLDGLGERHGKGPYNVELFSGDAGDGVARRVFDGAMSVLQPAVDNGTVAVASGQTSFEDTATKGAAPDEAKKRLDGLLGDTYKSEDLQGVLAVDDAVAQAVLGAAGSSRPDIVVVGGGSAAEAVESIMKDEQYATTYTDPTALISQAVSIVRRLSQDDQPAADDPESYDNGEEAVPAFLAKVETVTRENAPDVYAEDPELSKLAK, via the coding sequence ATGAAGCTGCGGACGAAGCGTGCAAGTTGGATGCAGGCGCTGGCAGTCACGGCCGCGGGTGCCCTGGTGCTCACCGGTTGCTCGCAGGACGAAGGGACCGGTGCCGGTCCGGAGGCCGGCGGGGCGGGCGGTTTCGACACCGGTTCCGTCATCGGCGTTGCGCTGGAGGAGGGCGGGCAGAGCGAGGCGCAGCTGTTTGCCCAACAACTCGAGGAATCGAACTTCGAGGCGCAGGTCCAGACCGCGGCCGACCCTGCCGAACAGGTGGAGCAGCTGACCAAGATGATCGAGGGGGACATGGAGGTCCTGATTGTGGATGCCGTGGACCCTGCGGGCCTGGGTGAGCAGTTGGAGGCAGCCAAGGCGAAGGGTGTCCCGATCATTGCGTACAAGACCCTGGTCACGGGGACGGATGCGGCCGACTATTTTGTCTCCGGCGACGCCTTCGAAGCGGGGGCCGGGCAGGCGCAGGCGTTGCTGGACGGCCTCGGGGAACGTCACGGCAAGGGCCCGTACAACGTCGAGCTGTTCAGCGGCGATGCCGGGGATGGGGTAGCCCGGAGGGTCTTCGACGGGGCCATGAGCGTGCTGCAGCCGGCGGTCGATAACGGCACAGTTGCCGTCGCGTCCGGCCAGACGTCCTTCGAAGATACCGCGACAAAAGGCGCTGCCCCGGACGAAGCGAAGAAGCGGCTCGACGGACTGCTGGGCGATACGTACAAATCCGAGGATCTTCAGGGCGTCCTTGCGGTGGATGACGCGGTAGCGCAGGCCGTGCTCGGCGCCGCCGGTTCGAGCCGGCCGGACATCGTTGTTGTGGGCGGCGGCTCGGCTGCCGAGGCCGTGGAGTCGATCATGAAGGACGAACAGTACGCCACGACCTACACGGATCCGACCGCCTTGATCAGCCAGGCGGTCTCCATTGTCCGCAGGCTTTCGCAGGATGATCAGCCTGCAGCCGACGATCCCGAGTCCTACGACAACGGCGAGGAGGCTGTGCCTGCCTTCCTGGCCAAGGTAGAGACGGTCACCCGGGAAAATGCGCCGGACGTCTACGCCGAAGACCCGGAGTTGTCCAAGCTGGCCAAATAG
- a CDS encoding MBL fold metallo-hydrolase: MFHRSVADGIHLVEHADVNCYIVEDGGRLLLVDAGLPAMWRMTGEAIRQLGRSPRDIEALVLTHGHFDHVGFAARLQRELGVPIYVHPGDTYITAHPYRYKHEKNRLLYPIRYPRCIPILTRMTVAGALNVRGVSDVRSLQADMTPGLPGRPSIVYTPGHTEGHSALHFPDRDAVLTGDALVTLDPYTGTKGPHIVSAAATADTHQALESLTALAATGARFALPGHGEPWGDGVAAAVEQARRRGAS, translated from the coding sequence ATGTTCCATCGCAGTGTCGCCGACGGAATACATCTGGTCGAGCATGCAGACGTCAATTGCTACATCGTGGAGGACGGGGGCCGCCTGCTGCTCGTTGACGCCGGCCTGCCCGCCATGTGGCGGATGACGGGAGAGGCTATCCGCCAGCTCGGCCGCTCACCCCGGGACATCGAAGCGCTCGTGCTGACCCACGGGCACTTCGACCACGTCGGGTTTGCCGCCCGGCTTCAGCGCGAGCTTGGTGTGCCGATCTACGTGCATCCCGGAGATACCTACATAACGGCCCATCCTTACCGGTACAAGCACGAAAAGAACCGCCTGCTCTACCCGATCAGGTATCCGCGCTGCATTCCCATCTTGACGCGGATGACCGTTGCAGGCGCACTGAACGTGAGGGGCGTCAGCGACGTGCGCTCCCTGCAAGCCGACATGACGCCGGGGCTGCCCGGACGGCCGTCTATCGTCTACACGCCCGGACATACCGAGGGCCACAGCGCCCTGCATTTCCCGGACCGGGATGCCGTCCTGACGGGAGATGCCCTGGTGACCCTGGACCCTTACACCGGAACGAAGGGGCCGCACATCGTCTCGGCAGCCGCGACGGCCGACACGCACCAAGCGTTGGAGTCGCTCACCGCGCTGGCCGCCACCGGCGCCCGATTCGCGTTGCCCGGTCATGGCGAACCATGGGGCGACGGCGTGGCCGCGGCGGTTGAACAGGCGCGGCGGCGCGGAGCCAGCTAG
- a CDS encoding YciI family protein: protein MKHFMLAIQQPDGGPPAPEALEPIMRRVEAFNTELKAADAWVFAGGLQQPEAAAVARLREGEVVLAEGPYLPGTEHVGGLTILKARDFKEALGWARKLARATTLPVELREFQGEMPEHLP from the coding sequence ATGAAGCACTTCATGCTCGCGATCCAGCAGCCCGACGGCGGTCCGCCCGCGCCCGAGGCGCTGGAGCCGATCATGCGCCGCGTCGAGGCGTTCAACACCGAACTCAAGGCCGCGGATGCCTGGGTCTTCGCCGGCGGGCTGCAGCAGCCCGAGGCCGCGGCCGTCGCCCGCCTGAGGGAGGGGGAGGTGGTGCTCGCCGAGGGGCCTTATCTACCCGGCACCGAGCACGTCGGCGGCCTGACGATCCTGAAGGCGAGGGACTTCAAGGAAGCCCTCGGCTGGGCGCGCAAACTGGCCCGTGCGACCACGCTTCCGGTGGAACTTCGCGAGTTCCAGGGCGAGATGCCCGAGCACCTGCCCTAA